One part of the Solanum dulcamara chromosome 8, daSolDulc1.2, whole genome shotgun sequence genome encodes these proteins:
- the LOC129901119 gene encoding mitogen-activated protein kinase 9-like has protein sequence MGGGSTFVDGVRRLFHRRSSTTTTITTNVHSNAEPILNNLEKPIKIFDSQYQEEEEEGRTIIEDFGISGLKLIRVPKRVDFPFSSASYPMDPHEKNSQEAEFFTEYGEASRYQIQEVIGKGSYGVVASAVDTKTGERVAIKKINDVFEHVSDATRILREIKLLRLLRHPDIVEIKHIMLPPSRREFKDIYVVFELMESDLHQVIKANDDLTPEHYQFFLYQLMRGLKYIHTANVFHRDLKPKNILANADCKLKICDFGLARVSFNDTPSAIFWTDYVATRWYRAPELCGSFFSKYTPAIDIWSIGCIFAEMLTGKPLFPGKNVVHQLDLMTDLLGTPPPETVAKIRNEKARRYLSNMRKKPPVPYSQKFPFADPLALRLLERMLAFDPKDRPSAEEALADPYFRNLSNVDREPSTHPISKLEFEFERRKLAKEDVRELIYREILEYHPQMLQEYLRGGDQTSGFMYPSGVDRFKRQFAHLEEHYGKGERSTPLQRQHASLPRERVPAPKDEASSQNIDFEKRTSASVASTLDSPPGQSEGSENSDANVQNGPNKANYSARSLLKSASISASKCVVVKRRNTEEEPIKEQSEDVDG, from the exons ATGGGGGGTGGTAGTACATTTGTGGACGGAGTTCGTCGTTTGTTTCATCGTCGTTCcagtactactactactattactactaatGTTCATAGCAATGCAGAACCGATCTTGAATAATCTTGAAAAACCCATCAAGATTTTTGACTCACAAtaccaagaagaagaagaagaaggacgtACGATTATTGAAGACTTTGGCATTTCGGGTCTTAAGCTTATAAGAGTTCCCAAAAGGGTTGATTTCCCTTTTTCATCTGCTTCTTATCCAATGGATCCTCACGAAAAG AACTCACAGGAGGCAGAGTTCTTCACAGAATATGGAGAAGCAAGCAGATACCAAATTCAGGAAGTTATTGGCAAGGGTAGCTATGGGGTTGTGGCCTCTGCTGTTGATACCAAAACTGGAGAAAGAGTTGCTATCAAGAAGATTAATGACGTGTTTGAGCATGTCTCTGATGCCACTAgaattttaagagaaatcaagCTTCTTCGGCTACTACGCCATCCTGATATCGTAGAAATAAAGCACATAATGTTACCCCCTTCTCGGCGAGAGTTTAAAGATATTTATGTCGTCTTTGAATTGATGGAGTCTGACCTTCACCAGGTTATTAAGGCCAATGATGATCTTACACCTGAGCATTATCAGTTTTTCCTATACCAGCTTATGCGTGGATTAAAATATATTCACACTG CAAACGTTTTCCATCGAGATTTAAAGCCGAAGAATATCCTTGCTAACGCTGACTGTAAATTGAAGATTTGTGACTTTGGGCTTGCTCGTGTATCATTTAATGACACACCGTCAGCTATTTTCTGGACT GACTATGTTGCTACCCGATGGTATCGTGCTCCTGAGCTATGTGGCTCTTTTTTCTCTAAG TACACTCCTGCTATTGATATTTGGAGCATAGGATGCATATTTGCAGAAATGCTCACTGGAAAACCATTATTTCCTGGAAAGAATGTAGTGCATCAATTAGACCTTATGACTGATTTGCTAGGAACACCTCCTCCTGAAACCGTTGCAAAG ATTAGAAATGAAAAGGCAAGACGATACCTCAGTAACATGCGGAAAAAACCACCGGTTCCATATTCACAAAAATTTCCGTTCGCTGATCCTTTGGCTTTGCGCCTACTTGAACGCATGCTTGCATTTGACCCTAAAGATCGACCATCTGCAGAGGAG GCGTTGGCTGATCCTTATTTCCGTAATTTGTCGAATGTGGACCGTGAACCGTCTACTCACCCAATATCAAAGCTTGAGTTTGAATTTGAGAGGAGAAAGTTGGCAAAAGAAGATGTTAGAGAACTCATTTATCGGGAG ATTTTAGAATATCATCCTCAGATGCTTCAGGAGTATCTTCGTGGCGGAGATCAGACTAGTGGGTTTATGTACCCAAG TGGTGTGGATCGGTTCAAGCGACAATTTGCACATCTTGAGGAGCATTATGGTAAAGGTGAACGAAGCACTCCACTTCAGAGGCAGCATGCTTCCTTGCCTAG AGAGCGAGTTCCTGCACCAAAAGATGAAGCCTCTTCCCAAAACATTGATTTTGAAAAACGAACTTCAGCATCTGTTGCTTCGACTCTAGACAGCCCACCAGGGCAGTCTGAGGGATCAGAGAACTCAGATGCTAATGTACAAAATGGACCAAACAAAGCAAATTATAGTGCTCGTAGCTTGCTGAAGAGTGCTAGTATCAGTGCTTCAAAGTGCGTGGtagttaaaagaagaaatacaGAG GAAGAGCCAATTAAAGAGCAAAGCGAGGACGTTGATGGTTAG
- the LOC129898655 gene encoding nuclear/nucleolar GTPase 2-like produces MAKKKERSVNVSGKPKHSLDSNRDVSAAKNGRSAATVRRLKMYNTRPKRNPQGHIIKHDLQSKELPSTRIQPDRRWFGNTRVVNQKELEFFREELQTRLSSNYNVILKERKLPMSLLNDHQKQVKVHLLDNEPFVDAFGPKTKRKRPKLMALDYEALAKKADVSQDDFEDKHGASTSMDENVDGFRDLVRHTMFEKGQSKRIWSELYKVIDSSDVVVQVLDARDPCGTRCYHLEKHLKENCKHKHMVLLLNKCDLVPAWTTKGWLRVLSKEYPTLAFHASVTKSFGKGSLLSVLRQFARLKSDKQAISVGFVGYPNVGKSSVINTLRTKNVCKVAPIPGETKVWQYITLTKRIFLIDCPGVVYQNHDSETDIVLKGVVRVTNLPDASEHIGEVLNRVKKEHLERAYKIKNWVDDNDFLQQLCKSTGKLLKGGEPDYKTAAKMILHDWQRGKIPFFVPPPKLDDDASDEQSEVASEADRVVDDDQATAALKAIADVVSSQQLKEVPVQEELFSKAELLGEN; encoded by the exons ATGgcgaagaagaaagaaagatcGGTGAATGTATCGGGAAAGCCAAAGCATTCCTTGGACAGCAATAGGGATGTTAGCGCAGCCAAAAATGGCCGTAGTGCCGCCACTGTGCGGCGGCTCAAGATGTACAATACTAGGCCGAAGCGAAATCCTCAGGGTCACATAATAAAGCATGACTTACAATCAAAGGAACTGCCATCAACAAGGATACAACCAGATCGTCGTTGGTTTG GTAATACTCGTGTGGTCAACCAGAAGGAACTGGAGTTCTTTAGAGAAGAGCTCCAAACTCGGCTTTCCAGTAACTACAATGTTATATTAAAAGAAAGGAAGTTGCCAATGTCCCTTTTAAATGATCATCAGAAG CAAGTAAAAGTTCATCTTCTTGACAATGAGCCTTTCGTTGATGCCTTTGGACCAAAAACAAAGAGGAAACGCCCCAAACTTATGGCATTAGATTATGAAGCTCTAGCTAAGAAGGCTGATGTGTCTCAAG ATGATTTTGAAGACAAACATGGTGCTAGCACCTCCATGGATGAAAATGTAGATGGATTCAGAGATCTTGTCAGGCACACAATGTTTGAGAAAGGACAAAGTAAACGAATTTGGAGCGAGCTTTACAAAGTCATAGACTCTTCTGATGTCGTTGTTCAG GTTCTTGATGCCAGAGACCCCTGTGGTACAAGGTGCTACCATTTGGAGAAACATTTGAAAGAAAATTGCAAGCATAAACATATGGTCCTTTTGCTTAATAAG TGTGATTTGGTCCCTGCTTGGACAACAAAGGGATGGCTTAGAGTGCTCTCCAAGGAATATCCAACTTTGGCATTTCATGCGAGTGTCACCAAGTCCTTTGGAAAG GGTTCTCTTTTGTCAGTGCTGAGACAATTTGCTCGATTAAAGAGCGATAAGCAAGCAATCTCTGTTGGTTTTGTAGGCTATCCCAATGTTGGCAAGTCATCAGTTATTAATACATTGCGCACAAAGAAT GTTTGCAAGGTGGCTCCTATCCCAGGAGAGACTAAAGTGTGGCAGTACATTACACTCACAAAGAGGATCTTCTTGATTGACTGTCCTGGTGTAGTCTATCAGAATCATGACTCCGAAACAGATATAGTCTTGAAGGGCGTG GTACGAGTGACAAACCTGCCTGATGCTTCTGAACACATTGGCGAAGTGCTGAATCGCGTTAAGAAGGAGCATCTTGAAAGAGCTTATAAGATAAAGAATTG GGTTGACGACAATGACTTTCTTCAACAGCTATGCAAGTCAACAGGCAAACTTCTGAAG GGAGGCGAACCTGACTATAAGACTGCTGCCAAGATGATTCTCCATGATTGGCAAAGAGGCAAAATTCCTTTCTTTGTTCCACCTCCAAAGCTGGACGATGACGCCTCTGATGAGCAAAGTGAAGTTGCCTCTGAGGCAGACAGAGTCGTGGATGACGATCAGGCCACCGCTGCTCTAAAAGCTATTGCTGACGTTGTTTCATCACAACAACTGAAAGAAGTTCCTGTTCAGGAGGAACTATTCAGTAAGGCTGAATTGTTGGGTGAAAATTGA